In Panthera leo isolate Ple1 chromosome E3, P.leo_Ple1_pat1.1, whole genome shotgun sequence, a genomic segment contains:
- the LOC122209883 gene encoding LOW QUALITY PROTEIN: lysine-rich coiled-coil protein 1-like (The sequence of the model RefSeq protein was modified relative to this genomic sequence to represent the inferred CDS: inserted 2 bases in 1 codon), which yields MKHSKKTYDSFQDELEDYIKVQKARGVEPKTCFRKMREDCLETCGYKEEVDYRPRHRMFDHRLSSETVQTYQRSCSISPKVENRLPQWLPAHDSRLRLDSLNYCQFTRDCFSEKPGPLNLSQQGYNCRPYSVESGVYKRLSSENSASAHQASHKQIHQQGKRHPEEAREKAEEERPKHRRKKGCEELDLDKHKNFQRNETQMETVRVXEKLKNRKEKKGRDVASKKEECKRRKEKKEQGKERTEEEMLWDQSILRF from the exons ATGAAGcattcaaagaagacatatgacTCTTTTCAAGATGAACTTGAAGATTATATCAAAGTGCAGAAAGCCAGAGGCGTAGAGCCAAAGACTTGTTTCAGAAAGATGAGAGAGGACTGTTTGGAAACTTGTGGTTACAAAGAAGAGGTTGATTACAGACCGAGGCATAGAATGTTTGATCACAGACTCTCATCTGAGACTGTCCAGACCTACCAGAGATCATGCTCTATTTCACCAAAGGTGGAAAACCGGTTACCTCAGTGGCTACCAGCTCATGACAGCAGGCTAAGACTAGACTCTCTGAACTACTGCCAGTTCACCAGGGACTGTTTCTCAGAAAAACCAGGACCCCTGAACCTTAGTCAGCAAGGGTATAACTGTCGCCCATACAGTGTGGAATCTGGAGTTTACAAGCGTCTCTCCTCAGAAAACAGTGCCAGCGCCCATCAAGCCAGTCATAAACAGATACATCAGCAGGGGAAAAGGCACCCAGAGGAAGccagagaaaaagcagaggaggagcGGCCCAAGCATAGGAGGAAAAAAGGTTGTGAGGAATTAGATTTAGACAAACACAAGAActtccaaagaaatgaaacacaaatggAAACAGTCAGGGT AGAAAAGCTTAAGAATCGAAAGGAGAAAAAAGGCCGAGATGTGGCCTCTAAGAAAGAGGAATGTAAgcgtagaaaagagaaaaaggaacaaggtaaagagaggacagaggaagaaatgctTTGGGACCAGTCTATCCTTAGATTTTGA